A portion of the Daphnia magna isolate NIES linkage group LG4, ASM2063170v1.1, whole genome shotgun sequence genome contains these proteins:
- the LOC116921663 gene encoding alpha-(1,3)-fucosyltransferase C, which translates to MRVSISKLFASARLLAQWRIFKIALFLLVIGGVFYTTQSSLNSARNQNSTYGSISLDSFASASSIMDIFLKSDEQDVPEEDYPDPQEEANRLKIILYWNEWDSNMGNQPLIDGLCPVTSCIFTPDRSLLNFSHVVLFFANNETSANNSLPENRQPHQRFVFVARHASIESQSLIEALTNDHRIRFDYFNWTMTYRQDSDIVFRESFGAVKKLPYLMSQRSLAERKNKKTSTTLQLMKRPSARARAVSRIGSKNKLVAWFPKTCETSIHREEYVRQLGQLVPVDVYGTCGNLSCNFDCFQSRYDTLRLDYKFYLAFEEFWCADYITAEFYNVLDYDTVPIVLGGADYEILAPPNSFINALDFPSVGALAEYLLFLDRNPELYSRYFEWKKVYQVVLSPKSGWCDLCRMAHDFSLKPKIYKDIKLWWVDEMKCQNNSLGILPLAK; encoded by the exons atgcGTGTATCAATCAGTAAATTGTTTGCTAGTGCACGTTTGTTAGCTCAATGGCGAATATTCAAGATTGCTCTATTCTTGTTGGTGATTGGGGGTGTTTTCTACACGACGCAGTCTTCCCTAAACAGTGCAAGAAACCAAAATTCTACCTATGGAAGCATTTCACTTGATTCTTTTGCTTCAGCATCGTCAATAATGGACATCTTCCTTAAATCTGACGAGCAA GACGTACCAGAGGAAGATTATCCCGATCCGCAGGAGGAAGCCAACAGgttgaaaataattttgtacTGGAACGAGTGGGACTCTAACATGGGCAATCAGCCACTAATCGACGGTTTGTGCCCAGTCACTTCATGCATCTTCACGCCGGATCGTTCGCTATTAAATTTCAGCCACGTCGTTCTCTTTTTCGCCAATAATGAAACATCAGCCAACAACAGTTTGCCCGAAAATCGCCAACCCCATCAACGGTTCGTTTTCGTCGCCCGTCACGCCAGTATCGAATCACAAAGTTTAATTGAAGCATTAACCAACGACCATCGCATTCGATTCGATTATTTCAACTGGACTATGACATACCGTCAGGATTCGGATATTGTTTTCCGCGAATCCTTTGGCGCCGTTAAAAAATTACCTTATTTGATGAGCCAACGTTCTCTAGCTGaaaggaaaaacaagaaaacatcGACGACCCTCCAATTAATGAAGAGACCATCCGCCAGGGCACGTGCCGTATCCCGAATAGGATCAAAAAATAAACTGGTAGCCTGGTTTCCCAAAACATGCGAGACGTCCATCCATCGTGAAGAATATGTCCGTCAACTGGGTCAACTTGTTCCAGTTGACGTTTATGGCACTTGTGGCAACTTGTCGTGTAATTTCGACTGCTTTCAAAGTCGATACGATACGCTACGTCTAGACTACAAATTTTACCTGGCGTTCGAGGAGTTCTGGTGCGCCGATTACATCACGGCAGAGTTTTACAATGTGCTGGATTACGACACAGTGCCGATCGTGCTGGGTGGCGCCGATTACGAGATATTGGCTCCACCCAACTCGTTCATTAACGCCCTGGATTTCCCATCAGTTGGAGCTTTGGCAGAgtatcttttgtttcttgACAGGAATCCGGAACTCTATTCGAGATACTTCGAATGGAAGAAAGTTTATCAAGTGGTTCTCTCACCCAAGAGCGGCTGGTGTGACTTGTGTCGCATGGCTCACGATTTTAGCTTGAAACCTAAAATTTACAAAGATATTAAGCTTTGGTGGGTCGatgaaatgaaatgtcaaAACAATTCGCTTGGAATTTTACCTCTTGCCAAATAG
- the LOC116921665 gene encoding uncharacterized protein LOC116921665, whose product MRLYNFLVVFTLLLVATIFACHIWLITQDRLHGIRFNSGQYKAGIHSREVTKGSGRISQWRITELRAIDSERIYMHETTGYGDLTARQCCAVESAAKNNPNRQVQLFVSRSELDDEQQQKLINGSNPSPWLTVLQHYPNVEVIFYDEAEYFNDTTLETWYMEDQWENNRQQETHLSDYVRAVSLFRGGGLFLDVNSVLTLKPLNEPRWTNFFVVKSNDRIAHQTTSSNKMFHLVHGHHLIDMLIFKLVEASGSPHPEPFEVAIDASLARICNFERKGLLNPGNNQCLDVRLNEERDVFLPPLDTLLSRRSFTHLKENGGSINLQSLQQVVRTVVEAQEGVLMTWDAMAALLQQNKTFFESSGFSVSSKMVLSMLIADNCPVTAAQEKIFF is encoded by the exons ATG AGACTATACAATTTCCTAGTCGTCTTTACGTTGTTGTTAGTCGCAACAATCTTCGCGTGTCACATCTGGCTCATCACTCAAGACCGTCTTCATGGAATTCGATTTAATTCTGGACAATATAAAGCAGGTATTCATTCACGAGAGGTAACCAAAGGATCAGGACGCATTTCTCAATGGCGAATAACTGAACTGAGGGCGATCGACAGTGAACGAATTTACATGCACGAGACCACAGGTTACGGCGATCTAACCGCACGCCAATGCTGCGCTGTCGAATCTGCTGCTAAAAACAATCCAAATCGTCAAGTTCAACTGTTCGTATCTCGTAGTGAATTAGATGATGAGCAGCAACAGAAGTTAATAAACGGTAGCAATCCATCGCCATGGCTGACGGTTCTGCAACACTACCCCAATGTGGAAGTGATTTTCTACGATGAAGCCGAATATTTTAACGATACCACATTAGAAACTTGGTACATGGAAGATCAATGGGAAAATAATCGTCAACAAGAAACTCACTTATCCGACTATGTTCGGGCTGTATCGCTGTTCAGAGGTGGCGGCCTCTTCCTCGATGTAAACTCTGTGCTGACGTTGAAACCGCTGAATGAACCAAGATGGACCAATTTTTTCGTCGTAAAAAGCAACGACCGAATAGCACATCAAACGACATcatcaaacaaaatgtttcatttagtTCACGGCCATCACTTGATCGATATGCTGATCTTTAAACTGGTCGAAGCTAGTGGCAGCCCTCATCCAGAGCCGTTTGAAGTCGCTATTGACGCCAGTCTGGCCCGTATCTGTAATTTCGAGAGAAAAGGACTTTTGAATCCAGGAAATAATCAGTGCCTAGATGTCCGTTTAAACGAAGAAAGGGACGTCTTTTTACCACCTCTTGACACTTTACTGTCAAGACGTTCATTTAcccatttgaaagaaaatggtgGTAGTATTAACTTACAGTCTTTACAGCAAGTAGTTCGGACAGTAGTTGAAGCTCAAGAAGGAGTTTTGATGACGTGGGATGCAATGGCCGCCCTActgcaacaaaacaaaacgtttTTTGAATCGTCCGGTTTCAGTGTGTCTAGCAAGATGGTCCTCTCTATGCTGATCGCCGACAATTGTCCCGTAACGGCAGCGCAAGAAAAGATTTTCTTCTAA
- the LOC116921669 gene encoding protein dpy-30 homolog: MPTSDKDTGEASQSKKARVDHQTMPTRQYLDQAVVPVVLQAMSAVAKERPADPLEFIANYLLKEAKTRTTQNSETANQALPSACA; this comes from the exons ATGCCGACTTCTGATAAAGACACTGGTGAAGCTAGTCAATCAAAAAAAGCACGAGTGGACCATCAAACAATGCCAACTAGACAG TACCTGGACCAGGCAGTAGTTCCCGTTGTCTTACAAGCGATGTCTGCAGTAGCCAAAGAAAG ACCAGCTGACCCCTTAGAGTTTATTGCAAATTATTTGCTtaaagaagcaaaaactcgAACAACCCAGAATTCCGAAACAGCCAATCAAGCCCTACCCTCAGCGTGTGCTTGA